One Nostoc punctiforme PCC 73102 DNA window includes the following coding sequences:
- a CDS encoding S-layer homology domain-containing protein yields MFTFNRLQSGTAALMALSVTAGTVAPLIIASPSLAQTTFSDVSSNYWAAPFIQQLSQRGVIAGFPDGSFRPEEAVTRAQFAAMVNKAFQKSQQRSPINFADVPSNYWASSAIQQAYTIGFLSGYPGNRFEPNQAIPRQQVLVSLANGLEYSPIGNTESTLQYFNDASNIASYARSPIAAATEKQIVVNYPNVKFLNPTATATRAQVAAFIYQALVSSNQASAINSPYVVAVGSTTPTPVSVTIPQGTAIPVKYDKAEKILVTKDETAPLTLTVSQNVVTQDGSIVIPAGSQVIGQLKPATGGSQFVAEKLVLTNGQEYQLNATSEVITKTETVKKGTSIGSIIKDTVLGAGAATAVSAVTGDRAIATEEVLGGAGIGALVGLFFGKNSVDLVAIDPNTDLQMTINQNLLVSLR; encoded by the coding sequence ATGTTTACTTTTAATCGTTTGCAATCTGGAACAGCTGCACTCATGGCTTTGAGCGTCACAGCCGGCACTGTAGCTCCTTTGATTATAGCTTCTCCATCTTTAGCTCAAACTACTTTTTCTGATGTTTCATCTAATTATTGGGCGGCACCATTTATTCAACAATTGTCACAGCGTGGTGTAATTGCCGGATTTCCTGATGGTAGTTTCCGTCCTGAAGAAGCAGTGACACGCGCTCAATTTGCCGCTATGGTCAACAAAGCTTTCCAAAAATCACAGCAACGATCGCCAATCAACTTTGCTGACGTGCCCAGCAATTATTGGGCATCAAGTGCCATTCAGCAAGCTTATACCATTGGTTTCTTATCTGGATATCCCGGTAATCGCTTTGAGCCGAACCAAGCTATTCCTCGCCAACAGGTTTTAGTTTCCCTCGCTAACGGTCTGGAATATAGTCCCATCGGCAATACCGAAAGTACTTTGCAATACTTCAACGATGCCTCTAACATCGCTAGCTATGCCCGTAGCCCGATCGCAGCCGCAACTGAAAAGCAAATCGTCGTGAACTATCCTAATGTGAAGTTCCTAAATCCAACTGCAACCGCTACTCGCGCCCAAGTAGCAGCTTTTATCTACCAAGCACTGGTTAGTTCTAACCAAGCTTCAGCAATTAACTCGCCTTATGTCGTGGCTGTCGGGTCTACTACCCCAACGCCTGTATCAGTCACAATTCCTCAAGGGACTGCTATTCCTGTGAAGTATGACAAGGCAGAAAAAATTCTGGTTACAAAGGATGAGACAGCGCCTTTGACGTTAACAGTATCCCAAAACGTAGTAACACAAGACGGATCTATAGTGATTCCGGCTGGTAGTCAAGTAATTGGTCAACTCAAGCCTGCTACAGGCGGTTCTCAATTCGTTGCCGAGAAACTGGTTTTGACCAATGGTCAGGAGTATCAACTTAACGCTACTTCTGAAGTGATTACCAAAACTGAAACTGTCAAGAAGGGTACTAGTATTGGTTCAATTATCAAGGATACTGTATTGGGCGCAGGTGCAGCAACTGCGGTATCTGCTGTAACTGGCGATCGCGCCATCGCCACAGAAGAAGTCTTGGGTGGCGCTGGTATCGGTGCATTGGTTGGTCTGTTTTTCGGTAAGAATAGTGTTGACTTAGTGGCAATTGACCCAAATACCGATTTACAAATGACCATCAATCAAAACTTGTTGGTTTCACTCAGATAG
- a CDS encoding ATP-binding protein produces the protein MLMSASSDFIALCREQIALLTQGLGATLSIVYLTQELVETPSGEAKLIPVVIYPETALLPPGDETAEATVHKELQVGNVFILPNDRRRLLTAGSESPTSSQESEASQPHLKEEYLFSGNQIVLPLVYEGVMMGLLVTGRQDRAWNGHEESQIQQIAQTLAIACILDQRRAWFEQQLREQQILQEKQRDLLDNLLHQFRNPLTALRTFGKLLLKRLRPGDSNRDVANSIVRESDRLQELLQQFDQVIDLTETDLAPLHLPEHEVFVEATIQKDAKPPLLLPGTGDKAVDCSLADILEPLLISAKAIAQERKLKLITEIQENSPLVRANIKALREVLTNIIDNALKYTPTGGKILIQAGQEKANFQGIAISDNGPGIPPEDLEHLGERHYRGVQAQTEIPGTGLGLAIAKQLIEQMQGKIEVFSPAINSKLTSPNAPGTTFIIWLPEVQN, from the coding sequence ATGTTAATGTCTGCCAGTTCCGATTTTATTGCTCTGTGTCGAGAGCAAATAGCGCTGCTAACCCAAGGGCTGGGAGCAACTTTAAGTATTGTGTACCTGACACAAGAATTGGTAGAGACTCCTTCTGGTGAGGCCAAACTGATTCCTGTGGTAATTTATCCAGAAACAGCATTATTACCGCCAGGGGACGAGACTGCTGAGGCGACAGTACACAAGGAACTTCAAGTTGGAAATGTGTTTATATTACCCAACGATCGCAGAAGGTTATTGACAGCAGGATCGGAATCTCCAACCTCGTCACAGGAATCTGAGGCATCTCAACCCCATTTAAAAGAGGAATACCTCTTTAGTGGCAACCAAATTGTTTTACCTCTGGTTTATGAGGGTGTGATGATGGGGTTACTGGTGACGGGTAGGCAAGACCGGGCATGGAATGGGCATGAGGAAAGTCAGATTCAACAGATAGCCCAAACATTAGCGATCGCTTGCATTTTAGATCAACGCCGTGCATGGTTTGAGCAGCAGTTGCGTGAGCAACAAATTCTCCAAGAAAAACAGCGAGATTTGCTAGATAACCTGTTGCATCAGTTTCGTAACCCATTAACAGCATTGCGGACTTTTGGGAAACTGCTATTGAAGCGGCTGCGCCCAGGAGATAGCAACCGGGATGTGGCTAATAGTATTGTGCGAGAAAGCGATCGCCTCCAAGAATTGCTACAACAATTCGATCAAGTAATAGACTTGACAGAGACAGATTTAGCACCACTACATCTACCCGAACATGAAGTGTTTGTGGAAGCAACTATCCAAAAAGACGCTAAACCGCCGCTATTATTGCCGGGAACAGGAGATAAAGCAGTTGACTGCTCGTTAGCAGATATATTAGAACCATTATTAATATCAGCCAAAGCGATCGCCCAAGAGCGAAAGCTAAAACTAATAACTGAAATTCAAGAAAATTCACCCCTAGTACGTGCCAATATCAAAGCATTACGAGAAGTTTTAACTAACATCATCGATAATGCTTTGAAATATACTCCCACTGGTGGCAAAATTTTGATTCAGGCGGGGCAAGAAAAAGCTAATTTTCAGGGAATTGCGATCAGTGACAACGGGCCTGGCATTCCACCCGAAGATTTAGAACATCTGGGAGAACGGCATTATCGGGGTGTACAAGCGCAAACAGAAATCCCTGGCACAGGTTTAGGGTTAGCGATCGCTAAACAATTAATAGAGCAAATGCAGGGCAAAATCGAGGTTTTCAGCCCTGCAATCAACTCTAAGCTAACTTCACCCAATGCGCCGGGGACTACTTTTATTATTTGGTTGCCGGAAGTTCAAAATTAG
- a CDS encoding DUF3155 domain-containing protein gives MARRRKRKSRRRQEGRRILEHVPQYSIESGEEKPVTAARRFIQAEGILPPALLLVKRNEHTTDRYFWAEKGLFGAQYVEENHFLFPSLRVLEPSPGQEPLALASR, from the coding sequence TTGGCAAGGAGACGCAAAAGGAAAAGTCGCCGTCGTCAAGAAGGACGGCGGATTTTGGAACACGTGCCTCAATATAGCATCGAAAGTGGCGAAGAAAAACCTGTGACAGCAGCGAGAAGATTCATTCAAGCTGAAGGGATTTTGCCACCTGCGTTGCTACTCGTAAAGCGAAATGAACACACAACAGATCGTTATTTCTGGGCAGAAAAGGGACTGTTTGGTGCTCAATACGTAGAAGAAAACCATTTCTTGTTTCCGAGCTTGAGGGTATTAGAACCTTCGCCTGGTCAAGAACCTCTTGCTTTAGCTAGCCGGTGA
- a CDS encoding cofactor assembly of complex C subunit B: MDTAILPSTFLLTLLLSVGLFFFIRASTKDRIQTVQLVSEQDEAALMSQLKEYFRSRSYQVAEVDREQNKVTFEGNVRPSWFLAIFLTLLAATGIVCLSLVVYLLFPNLSPIVLAMVLLSPLSGLFYWKKSGRLEKVSLKVETTQSEQTSSSKITVVAHRDELSELQRTLQLKAGE; this comes from the coding sequence ATGGATACTGCTATTCTGCCATCTACGTTCCTGCTAACCTTGTTGTTATCGGTTGGGCTGTTTTTCTTTATTCGTGCCTCGACTAAAGACCGCATACAAACAGTACAACTGGTATCTGAACAAGACGAAGCTGCTTTAATGTCTCAATTAAAAGAGTATTTTCGCTCCCGGTCTTACCAAGTGGCAGAGGTAGACCGAGAACAGAACAAAGTGACTTTTGAAGGGAATGTTCGCCCCAGTTGGTTTTTAGCTATATTTTTAACTCTGCTGGCAGCGACTGGGATTGTTTGTCTCTCACTAGTCGTATACCTGCTTTTTCCTAACCTCAGTCCCATTGTTTTGGCTATGGTACTGCTGTCGCCTTTAAGTGGCCTGTTTTATTGGAAAAAATCTGGAAGACTTGAGAAGGTGTCACTCAAAGTAGAAACAACTCAGAGTGAACAAACCTCCTCAAGTAAGATCACTGTAGTTGCCCATCGAGATGAACTCAGTGAGTTACAGAGAACTCTACAGCTCAAGGCTGGTGAATAA
- a CDS encoding PadR family transcriptional regulator has translation MKLEDIYQFFENPPPTYLCQEVAVCYILSVLLQGESYGTELIEQLETEYPTYRLSDTVLYSAIKFLEDQKAITGYWKKLEGRGRPRRMYQVSPEWQVQAQDLALQWLNYINRRTK, from the coding sequence ATGAAACTTGAGGATATATATCAATTCTTTGAGAATCCTCCGCCAACTTACCTTTGTCAGGAAGTAGCAGTTTGTTACATACTGTCTGTTTTATTACAAGGTGAATCCTACGGAACCGAGTTGATTGAGCAATTAGAAACTGAATATCCAACCTATAGGCTTTCGGATACTGTGCTTTATAGTGCAATCAAATTTCTGGAAGACCAAAAGGCAATCACTGGATATTGGAAGAAACTGGAAGGACGAGGACGACCCAGGCGGATGTACCAAGTTTCTCCAGAATGGCAAGTTCAAGCGCAAGATTTAGCTTTGCAATGGCTTAACTACATTAATAGGAGGACAAAGTAA
- a CDS encoding DUF3611 family protein yields the protein MSQTPDAPSSSLRAIAQTFRLTGWISFWIQLVLGVVSSIIVLLFAIFNQRTGSPSNNPGTGFGVFLAICGLVVLGGGIYLAYRYTRIGKQLESSNPSNRPRKSETVQVLRLGLWVNLGGTLVTLLGAQAIVGTLVARSISPQAITTQFFDPTRIISGLDMLVVQANTNTVSAHFAGLIASLWLLNRINRP from the coding sequence ATGTCACAGACTCCCGATGCTCCATCATCTTCTCTGCGGGCTATTGCCCAAACCTTTCGCCTTACAGGTTGGATTAGCTTCTGGATTCAGCTAGTACTAGGCGTTGTTTCTAGCATAATTGTGTTGCTGTTCGCCATCTTTAATCAAAGAACTGGTAGTCCTAGTAATAATCCTGGGACTGGCTTTGGCGTATTTTTAGCAATTTGTGGACTGGTTGTTTTAGGTGGAGGTATTTATTTAGCTTATCGTTACACTAGAATTGGCAAGCAATTGGAATCCTCCAATCCTAGCAACCGCCCTCGCAAAAGTGAGACTGTGCAAGTATTACGCTTAGGGCTGTGGGTAAATTTAGGCGGAACACTGGTGACTCTTTTAGGCGCGCAAGCGATCGTTGGTACACTGGTAGCAAGATCGATATCTCCTCAAGCTATAACTACACAATTTTTTGACCCTACCCGTATTATTAGCGGTCTAGATATGCTTGTCGTACAAGCAAATACCAACACTGTATCAGCACATTTTGCAGGGCTTATAGCGTCACTTTGGCTACTCAATCGTATTAACCGACCTTAG
- the serS gene encoding serine--tRNA ligase, with product MLDIKQIRENPQLVQERLNSRSGKYDIEPILQLDRQQRELEGTRSQLQARSNEIGKIVGQKIKSGINSQDPEIQALRDEGNSVKATLSELEPQEKDLKAQIAQLVLALPNLPSDSTPLGKNEEDNVEVRRWGDEYIPQNPNILPHWEIGEKLGILNVERAVKVAQSRFVALVGAGAALERALIQFMLTLHTQAGYLEVSPPLLVNTESLTATGQLPKFAEESFKCADDDLWLIPTAEVPVTNLYRGEILAAEDLPIYHCAFTPCFRREAGSYGRDMRGLIRLHQFNKVEMVKFVEPSTSFDELEKLVGNAEAILQALRLPYRVVNLSTGDLGFASTKTYDLEVWLPSSGKYREISSCSNTIDFQARRADIRFKEAGKKGTQFVHTLNGSGLAVGRTMAAILENYQQPDGTVKIPEALQPYLGREVL from the coding sequence GTGCTGGATATTAAGCAAATACGGGAAAATCCGCAATTAGTTCAAGAACGATTGAATAGTCGTAGTGGTAAATACGACATTGAACCGATTCTACAGTTAGATCGGCAACAACGAGAACTAGAGGGGACACGCAGTCAACTCCAAGCTCGGAGCAACGAAATCGGTAAAATTGTCGGGCAGAAGATTAAATCTGGGATTAATTCTCAAGATCCAGAAATTCAAGCTTTGCGCGATGAAGGTAACTCTGTCAAAGCAACGTTGAGCGAACTGGAACCCCAGGAAAAAGACCTCAAAGCTCAAATTGCTCAACTTGTGTTGGCACTTCCCAACTTACCAAGCGACTCTACACCCCTTGGGAAGAATGAGGAAGATAACGTAGAAGTGCGCCGTTGGGGTGATGAGTATATTCCCCAAAATCCAAATATTCTCCCTCACTGGGAAATAGGCGAAAAGCTAGGTATTCTCAATGTTGAACGGGCTGTAAAAGTTGCCCAAAGCCGCTTTGTGGCTTTGGTAGGCGCTGGTGCGGCATTGGAAAGGGCATTAATTCAATTTATGCTGACTCTCCATACTCAAGCTGGGTACCTGGAAGTTAGTCCGCCTCTGTTAGTTAATACCGAGTCTTTGACGGCGACCGGTCAGTTACCCAAGTTTGCTGAAGAAAGCTTTAAATGTGCGGATGATGATTTATGGCTGATTCCGACGGCGGAAGTTCCAGTTACAAATCTCTACCGGGGTGAAATTCTCGCTGCTGAAGATTTGCCTATTTACCACTGCGCTTTTACTCCCTGTTTTCGCCGCGAAGCTGGTAGCTATGGGCGCGATATGCGGGGGTTAATTCGCCTGCATCAGTTCAACAAGGTGGAAATGGTGAAATTTGTTGAACCTAGTACGTCTTTTGATGAACTGGAGAAATTGGTGGGGAATGCAGAAGCGATTTTACAGGCGTTGCGGTTGCCTTATCGAGTAGTAAATTTAAGTACTGGAGATTTGGGATTTGCCTCTACCAAAACTTATGATTTAGAGGTTTGGTTGCCCTCTTCTGGCAAATACCGCGAAATTTCTAGCTGTTCCAATACTATAGATTTCCAAGCAAGACGGGCTGATATTCGCTTCAAAGAGGCGGGGAAAAAAGGAACTCAGTTCGTACATACCCTCAATGGTTCGGGTTTGGCGGTGGGAAGGACTATGGCTGCAATTTTGGAGAATTATCAACAACCTGATGGGACAGTGAAGATACCAGAAGCGCTGCAACCTTATTTGGGGCGTGAAGTTTTATAA
- the rseP gene encoding RIP metalloprotease RseP, which translates to MSVLAAIAVLAVLILVHELGHFVAARSQGILVNRFSLGFGPVLLKYQGSQTEYAVRAFPLGGFVGFPDDDPDSDIPPNDPNLLRNRPVLDRAIVISAGVIANLIFAYLVLVLQLGIVGIPKELNYQAGVIVQPVNQESVAYQAGIREGDIILAVNGQELPASDKSTPLLTKEIQTHPNQQIELKIQREKQQQTLKLTPKLGADGKGVVGVALSPNATAVYRRPNSPFEIFGLAANRFQQLFVGTLSGFGQLITNFQQTAGQVSGPVNIVKIGAKLAEDNSVNLLSFAAIISINLAIINILPLPALDGGQLAFLLIEGLRGKPVPSRIQEGVMQTGLVLLLGLGIFLIVKETTQLTSQLEWVQKLFQ; encoded by the coding sequence ATGTCAGTTTTAGCAGCGATCGCAGTCTTGGCTGTTTTGATCTTGGTACACGAGTTGGGACATTTTGTTGCAGCCCGTTCTCAAGGCATTCTCGTTAACCGTTTTTCTTTGGGTTTTGGCCCAGTTCTTTTGAAGTACCAAGGTTCACAAACCGAATATGCTGTCCGCGCTTTTCCCTTGGGCGGCTTTGTGGGGTTTCCCGATGATGACCCCGATAGCGATATTCCACCCAATGACCCAAATCTGCTGCGTAACCGTCCAGTTTTAGATCGGGCGATTGTCATCAGTGCTGGAGTGATTGCAAATTTAATATTTGCCTATTTGGTGCTGGTTCTGCAATTGGGTATCGTTGGTATTCCCAAAGAATTAAACTATCAAGCTGGTGTCATTGTACAGCCTGTTAATCAAGAATCTGTTGCCTATCAAGCAGGAATTCGGGAAGGAGATATTATTCTAGCTGTTAATGGTCAAGAACTCCCGGCTTCTGATAAATCAACTCCTTTGCTGACTAAAGAAATTCAAACTCATCCCAATCAGCAAATTGAACTGAAAATTCAGCGTGAAAAACAACAACAAACCCTGAAATTAACGCCAAAACTGGGAGCTGATGGCAAAGGTGTAGTTGGTGTGGCACTTAGTCCAAATGCTACCGCAGTTTATCGCCGCCCGAATAGTCCTTTTGAAATTTTTGGTCTTGCTGCTAACAGGTTTCAACAATTATTTGTTGGTACACTGAGCGGTTTTGGGCAGTTGATTACCAATTTTCAACAAACTGCTGGACAAGTTTCTGGGCCAGTTAATATTGTCAAAATAGGTGCAAAATTAGCTGAAGATAATAGCGTAAATCTGTTGTCTTTTGCGGCAATTATCAGCATTAACTTGGCTATTATCAATATTTTGCCTTTGCCAGCTTTGGATGGCGGACAACTCGCTTTTTTGCTGATTGAAGGTTTACGCGGTAAGCCTGTACCGTCCCGGATTCAAGAAGGTGTAATGCAAACTGGCTTGGTGTTACTTTTAGGGTTAGGAATTTTTCTGATCGTCAAAGAAACTACTCAATTAACTAGCCAATTGGAGTGGGTACAAAAATTATTCCAGTGA
- the nth gene encoding endonuclease III: MGTKIIPVITTRKSLSKKKRSLEILARLKRLYPDATCSLNYSTPVQLLVATILSAQCTDERVNKVTPALFGKFPDAQSLAIADLVELESLVRSTGFYRNKAKNIQAACRMIVTEFNSVVPNQMEQLLKLPGVARKTANVVLAHAYGINAGVTVDTHVKRLCQRLGLTEAKDPVRIEQDLMGLLPQSDWENWSIRLIYHGRAICKARSPVCVACELADLCPVANKPMVVG, from the coding sequence GTGGGTACAAAAATTATTCCAGTGATTACTACCCGCAAATCGTTATCTAAAAAGAAGCGATCGCTAGAAATTTTAGCTCGTCTGAAGCGTCTTTATCCAGATGCTACTTGCTCTTTGAACTACTCAACGCCAGTACAATTGTTGGTGGCAACGATTCTCTCTGCTCAGTGTACTGATGAGCGGGTAAATAAGGTGACACCAGCTTTATTTGGTAAGTTTCCTGATGCTCAGAGTTTAGCGATCGCTGACTTAGTAGAATTAGAAAGTTTGGTGCGTTCCACAGGGTTTTATCGCAATAAAGCTAAAAACATTCAAGCCGCCTGTCGGATGATTGTTACTGAATTTAACTCTGTTGTCCCCAACCAAATGGAACAGTTGTTAAAGCTTCCTGGGGTGGCGCGCAAAACAGCAAATGTAGTTTTGGCTCATGCTTATGGCATTAATGCTGGCGTGACAGTAGATACTCACGTCAAGCGCCTGTGCCAACGTTTGGGTTTAACTGAAGCAAAAGACCCCGTTCGGATTGAGCAAGATTTAATGGGTTTATTGCCTCAGTCTGATTGGGAAAATTGGTCAATTCGGTTGATTTATCACGGTCGTGCTATTTGTAAAGCCCGCTCTCCCGTTTGTGTTGCGTGTGAGCTTGCTGATTTATGCCCTGTAGCCAATAAGCCAATGGTTGTAGGGTAA
- the rpsN gene encoding 30S ribosomal protein S14 — translation MAKKSMIEREKKRTRLIEKYADKREALLEEFRSAASPLDKLEIHRKIQQLPRNSAPTRHRNRCWLTGRSRGVYRDFGLSRNVLREWAHEGLLPGVVKSSW, via the coding sequence ATGGCTAAAAAGAGCATGATTGAGCGCGAGAAAAAGCGCACCAGGTTGATAGAAAAGTATGCTGACAAGCGGGAAGCTCTCTTAGAAGAGTTCAGAAGTGCAGCATCTCCTTTGGATAAGCTAGAAATCCACCGGAAAATTCAACAGCTACCCCGGAATAGTGCGCCCACCCGCCACCGCAATCGTTGCTGGTTGACTGGCCGTTCTAGAGGAGTTTATCGCGATTTTGGACTCTCTCGGAACGTGCTACGAGAATGGGCGCATGAAGGTCTTTTGCCTGGAGTTGTTAAGTCTAGTTGGTAG